The DNA segment CCAGCATTGTCCTAATAAATAAGTCAAACACCGAATCTCCTACAAAGGCCAAAGCCAATGCCGATAGCGAATTTGCATCTAATTTGCCGTCAATATTATCTGAAATAATTATCCCTCCTTGGTTTCTACAGCCGTTTCCAGCGAACACCCGCCGGTGTATCCTCTAAAATTATTCCTTGAGCTTTCAGATCATCGCGGATTTTATCAGCAAGTGCATAGTTTTTTTCCTTCCTGGCTTGCTCTCTTTCTATTATTTTTTGCTCAATTTCTTCATCTAATAAGGTCTTTTCCATAAATTTTCTAAAAAGCCCCAGCACACTTCCCAAAGTAAGTATTGCATCTTTTGTATCGACTATAAGTTTTTTAGGAGAATTCTCGTCAACAAACATGTTATATTCCCTTACTATGTTAAAGAGAGAGGCAATTGCATCGGCAGTGTTAAAATCATCATCCATTGCTTTTATAAATTCATTCTTATTAGTCTCAAGCTTGTTTAGATACTTCTCATCATCCTCTGCAAGATCTTTGTCCTGCGCTACGCTTTCAAGGTGTTCCATGCTGTATATGGCATTGTGCAGGCGTTCCAATGAGTTTTTAGCCTGCTCCATTAAATCCTGACTAAAATTAATAGGATTTCGATAGTGTGATGATAGCATGAAAAATCTCAAAACTTCGGGATCATAGGTTTTTAATATATCGCGAACCGTAAAAAAATTCCCGAGGGATTTAGACATTTTTTGATTATTGATATTGAGATATCCAACGTGCATAAAAAATCGTGCGAAAGGCTTCCCGGTAGCAGCTTCACTTTGAGCAATCTCATTTTCATGATGAGGAAAAATAAGGTCAGGACCGCCGCCGTGTATGTCAATGGTTTCTCCCAGATACTTCATAGCCATGACCGAACATTCAATATGCCATCCCGGACGCCCCTTTCCCCAAGGGCTGTCCCACGCTGGTTCTCCTGGCTTCTGCGCTTTCCACAATGCAAAATCTATCGGATCTTTTTTCTGTTCTCCGGGTTCAATTCGAGCACCAGCCTTCAATTCATCGATGTTCTGATGTGAAAGTTTTCCATAGTCTTTAAATCTGCTGGTTTTGTAGTAGACATCACCATTTACTTCATAGGCATATCCCTTTTCTACCAAAATCTTTATTAAATCAATTATTTCATCAATATGCTCAGTTGCTCTAGGATGGACGTCCGCCCGCGTTATCCCTAGTGTATCAGCGTCGTGAAAATATTCTCCTATAAAGCGCTCTCCCAATTCTTTTACAGTTATACCTTCATCATTTGCCCTTTTTATCATTTTGTCATCAATATCAGTGAAGTTTTGGACAAATGTCACATCATAGCCGCGAAATTTTAAATAGTTTCTGACCATGTCAAATGTAATAAAAACTCGCGCATTACCAATGTGAAAAAAATCGTAGACCGTCGGACCGCATGTATACATTTTTACATGATTATCTTCTAATGGTACAAATTCTTCTTTTTTTCTTGTAAGTGTATTGTATATTAGCATTTGAATATTCCCTCCACATAAAATTTCTAAAGGGCGGTCTTTGAACACACCTGCACCTATTAGATTAGAACAATAAAGGTCTTTATTATAAAATGTAGTATTTGCCTGCCATATTCAGTTGCTACTTTGAAATATGAATATTGGTTTATCCTGTTTTTGAGTTAAGTTCCTTTTCTAAAAACGCAATCCTCATTTCTAAAGTTTCTATCTTTTTCTGCAAACTCCTCATCATGTCTGCTACCGGGTCCGGAAGAAGGTGATGATTTAAATCGACCTTGGTAAAATCTGTATCGGCAAAGTCTATATTTTGGCGAACTACCGCTTTACCTGGTATTCCTACCACTGTAGAATTAGAAGGCACATCTTTTAATACAACAGCTCCGGCCCCGATCTTAGAATTATCGCCGATTTTTACAGGCCCCAGAACTTTTGCGCCCGATCCCACAACGATATTATTACCTAATGTTGGATGCCGTTTACCTTTGTCCTTACCGGTGCCGCCTAGGGTTACTCCCTGATACAGTGTCACGTTATCACCTATTTCGGTCGTTTCACCTATAACTACACCCATACCATGGTCTATGAAGAATCCTTTGCCTATTTTTGCGCCCGGATGAATTTCAATCCCCGTCAAAAAACGATTTATCTGTGAAATGAGCCTGGCTATTAGAATCAAATTATGCTTATAAAGGCTGTGAGCAATGCGATGCAGTAAAATTGCATGAAAGCCCGGATAGCACAATACAATCTCTACTACGCTTTTGGCAGCGGGATCCCGTTCAAAGACAACCCTTATGTCCTGTTTTATAGTATCTAACATTCTGCTTACCTCCTATTTTCGTTTTTTCATTTTTCTATGTGATTACAGATACTCTCCTGAATGGTTAAAGAGCGCTCCCTTCGACGGAGCTATATCAATCTTGCAATAAATACCAAAAAGTCCTTCGCCTCATCAGAGGCGAAGGACTCGCGGTTCCACTCTGTCTTATAACTTCAGCTTTAACGGCTACAGCCGCATAACCTCTACTTGATTCAAGGTATGAGCTCTGGGGTGCAATTTCGGTCTTGTCTTCCTTAAAACCGCTTTCAGCCGGTGACGGTTTCTCTCTGCAAGGGGTGTCAAGCCTACAAATCCCTTCAACGCTTCGCTATTTTTTATTTTGTTTATATACTATTAAATTTCTAGTCTAAAGTCAAGTATCTGCTAAAATTTATATTTTTCAATCATACATATAGCTTGTGCAGAAATGCCTTCACCTCGGCCTTCAAAACCTAATTCTTCCGTGGTGGTAGCCTTTATATTGATTCTATCTATATCCACTTCAAGAGTATCCGCAATATTTTTGCACATATTATCAATATAAGGAGACAGTTTTGGTTTTTGAGCGCATATTACCGAATCGATATTGACAACTTGATACCCTGCATCGCTTAAAAGTTCTTTTACCTTTTTAAGCAATATCAGGCTGCTTATATCCTTATATATTGGATCATTATCGGGAAAGTGCTTGCCTATATCTCCCAAAGCCGCAGCTCCCAACAAGGCATCGTTTATGGCATGAACCAGCACATCTGCGTCCGAGTGCCCCAATAATCCCTTTTCAAATGGAATTATCACACCGCCCAGCACAAGCTTCCTACCTGCTACAAGTTTATGGACATCAAAACCCAAGCCAATTCTCATACCTTACCTCCTGAAATCTCCAAATCCTAGAGCCACAAAGGCTTCGGCAAAAATTATATCTTCCGGCGTAGTAATTTTAATATTTTCATAAGCACCTTCGATAATTTTAACAGACAATCCCATGCGTTCCACCAAGACCGTATCATCTGTCCCATAAAAGCCTTCGCTTATGGCCTTTTCATAAGCTGCCAGAATAAGGTCATACTTGAAAGTTTGCGGTGTTTGAATGGACCAAAGGGTTTTACGGTCAGGTGTGCTTTTTATTGTATTGCCGTCGCCGACAATTTTAATGGTATCTTTTACCGGCACAGCCACACCAACTGCTTTATACTTTATTGCAGCAGTTATGCTTTTTTCTATGAGCTTTATCGGAACAAATGGTCTTACGCCGTCATGTATAACAACAATATCGGTTTGAGGAGAGAGTTCTCTCAAACCGTTATAAACAGAATCTTGGCGTTCTTTGCCGCCTTCAACTAGTTTTACTTTTTTAAATCCATATTTTCGGATTATTTCATTTCTGGTGTAATCCATATCATCTACACCTGTTACCAGCACAATCGAACTTATAACATCCATCTTTTCAAATTTATTTAAAGTATAGTAGAGTATCGGATGACCTTTTATTGTTAGAAATTGCTTACTAACACTGCTGTTCATACGTTTTCCATGGCCGCCCGCAGCTATTACAGCACTCACCTGCATAAACATTCACCTCAAGTTATAAGGATTTCGGCTTTGCAAATATCATCCTTCCGGCAGCGGTTTGGAGCACACTGGTAACTACCACTTCTATGGTATCCCCAATATATTTTTTCCCCCCGTCCACCACTATCATAGTTCCGTCATCAAGATAGGCCACACCTTGACCCATTTCTTTACCATCTTTAATAACCTGAACCATCATTTCCTCGCCGGGGAGTACCACTGGTTTCACAGCATTAGCAAGTTCATTGATATTGAGCACCTTTACCTTTTGAAATTCAGCCACTTTGTTCAGGTTGAAATCATTGGTAATGATACATCCTTCAAGAATCTGAGCAAGTTTCACCAACTTGCTGTCCACTTCGGCTATATCATCAAAATCCCCTTCATAAATCTCAACTTCTATATCAAGTTCCTTCTGTATCTTATTTAAAATATCCAAACCTCTTCTGCCTCGATTTCTCTTGAGGCCATCTGAAGAATCGGCGATATGTCTTAACTCTTCCAGCACAAATCCCGGAATAACTAAAGTCCCTTCAATAAAACCCGTTCGACAAATATCTGCTATACGACCGTCTATAATTACACTTGTATCTAATATTTTAGGTTTTACCAAATTTATAACAGCCGGTTTTTTCTTCTTCTTTTGTAAAGTCCCTAGGGAAGATGAAATGATGTTCGAAAGTTCATCTTTTTTCTTGAGAGCAATACTCGCACCCAAATAGGCCATTATAATGTTAAATATAATAGGGATATACCCACCTATCCAAGGTATGCCAAGAAACGCTCGTGTAAAAAGATTCGCAAGCAAAAGCCCCATTACAGTGCCTAAAAATCCATATAATATGTCCTGCATAGGCGTCGTTTGCAGTTTGTTTTCAATCCAATCTTTAGCCTTTATGCAGGTATTAATAATACGTGGACTTAAAAAATAAAAAATGATTCCAATAATAAGTGCACCTACAAGCTCAACAGCAAGAGTAGGAAGATAGTCCAAACGAAAAAAACCAAGATAGCTATTAAAATAAAGAATCAAGAACATAATCTGAAATCCAATAGCAAAACCAGCAATTGTAATAATAATTCGTGCGGCT comes from the Tepidanaerobacter acetatoxydans Re1 genome and includes:
- the cysS gene encoding cysteine--tRNA ligase, with product MLIYNTLTRKKEEFVPLEDNHVKMYTCGPTVYDFFHIGNARVFITFDMVRNYLKFRGYDVTFVQNFTDIDDKMIKRANDEGITVKELGERFIGEYFHDADTLGITRADVHPRATEHIDEIIDLIKILVEKGYAYEVNGDVYYKTSRFKDYGKLSHQNIDELKAGARIEPGEQKKDPIDFALWKAQKPGEPAWDSPWGKGRPGWHIECSVMAMKYLGETIDIHGGGPDLIFPHHENEIAQSEAATGKPFARFFMHVGYLNINNQKMSKSLGNFFTVRDILKTYDPEVLRFFMLSSHYRNPINFSQDLMEQAKNSLERLHNAIYSMEHLESVAQDKDLAEDDEKYLNKLETNKNEFIKAMDDDFNTADAIASLFNIVREYNMFVDENSPKKLIVDTKDAILTLGSVLGLFRKFMEKTLLDEEIEQKIIEREQARKEKNYALADKIRDDLKAQGIILEDTPAGVRWKRL
- a CDS encoding PIN/TRAM domain-containing protein, giving the protein MANKAARIIITIAGFAIGFQIMFLILYFNSYLGFFRLDYLPTLAVELVGALIIGIIFYFLSPRIINTCIKAKDWIENKLQTTPMQDILYGFLGTVMGLLLANLFTRAFLGIPWIGGYIPIIFNIIMAYLGASIALKKKDELSNIISSSLGTLQKKKKKPAVINLVKPKILDTSVIIDGRIADICRTGFIEGTLVIPGFVLEELRHIADSSDGLKRNRGRRGLDILNKIQKELDIEVEIYEGDFDDIAEVDSKLVKLAQILEGCIITNDFNLNKVAEFQKVKVLNINELANAVKPVVLPGEEMMVQVIKDGKEMGQGVAYLDDGTMIVVDGGKKYIGDTIEVVVTSVLQTAAGRMIFAKPKSL
- the epsC gene encoding serine O-acetyltransferase EpsC, coding for MLDTIKQDIRVVFERDPAAKSVVEIVLCYPGFHAILLHRIAHSLYKHNLILIARLISQINRFLTGIEIHPGAKIGKGFFIDHGMGVVIGETTEIGDNVTLYQGVTLGGTGKDKGKRHPTLGNNIVVGSGAKVLGPVKIGDNSKIGAGAVVLKDVPSNSTVVGIPGKAVVRQNIDFADTDFTKVDLNHHLLPDPVADMMRSLQKKIETLEMRIAFLEKELNSKTG
- the ispF gene encoding 2-C-methyl-D-erythritol 2,4-cyclodiphosphate synthase codes for the protein MRIGLGFDVHKLVAGRKLVLGGVIIPFEKGLLGHSDADVLVHAINDALLGAAALGDIGKHFPDNDPIYKDISSLILLKKVKELLSDAGYQVVNIDSVICAQKPKLSPYIDNMCKNIADTLEVDIDRINIKATTTEELGFEGRGEGISAQAICMIEKYKF
- the ispD gene encoding 2-C-methyl-D-erythritol 4-phosphate cytidylyltransferase, with amino-acid sequence MQVSAVIAAGGHGKRMNSSVSKQFLTIKGHPILYYTLNKFEKMDVISSIVLVTGVDDMDYTRNEIIRKYGFKKVKLVEGGKERQDSVYNGLRELSPQTDIVVIHDGVRPFVPIKLIEKSITAAIKYKAVGVAVPVKDTIKIVGDGNTIKSTPDRKTLWSIQTPQTFKYDLILAAYEKAISEGFYGTDDTVLVERMGLSVKIIEGAYENIKITTPEDIIFAEAFVALGFGDFRR